From one Portunus trituberculatus isolate SZX2019 chromosome 30, ASM1759143v1, whole genome shotgun sequence genomic stretch:
- the LOC123510967 gene encoding post-GPI attachment to proteins factor 2-like isoform X2, producing the protein MRQRAAVVQRRLWDSYQVPNYLPSISSAIGEFVPQRYIWRFAIAVHSAPRFLLAFMYYSFMNRILPNITFYKNAVKITTCLNVVENIALIFLSFVSSKENYDIHKVSFILFMVCSELYMVLTCLLLKDNKSKLTNSLERLAYLKKKQLMTANLTSFFVALYFFYRHNKYCEPGMYSVFAFMEYLVVLTNMGFHMTAYYDFHHHDLVVAEWKTASS; encoded by the exons ATg AGGCAGCGGGCGGCGGTAGTGCAGCGCAGGCTATGGGATAGTTATCAG GTACCAAACTACCTGCCGTCCATCTCGTCGGCCATTGGGGAGTTTGTGCCGCAGCGGTACATCTGGAGGTTTGCCATTGCTGTGCACTCCGCCCCGCGCTTCCTGCTGGCCTTCATGTACTACAGCTTCATGAACAGAATACTGCCAAATATTACATTCTACAAA aaTGCTGTCAAGATCACCACTTGTCTCAATGTGGTTGAAAATATtgccctcatcttcctttcttttgtttcctcaaaagaaaattatg ACATCCACAAGGTCTCTTTCATCCTGTTCATGGTGTGCAGTGAGCTGTACATGGTCCTGACCTGTCTCCTGTTGAAAGATAACAAGAGTAAACTAACAAACAGTCTTGAACGCTTGGCATACTTAAAGAAG AAACAACTCATGACTGCTAACTTAACCAGCTTCTTTGTGGCACTGTACTTCTTCTACCGACACAACAAGTACTGTGAACCAGGCA TGTACTCTGTGTTTGCTTTCATGGAATACTTGGTTGTGCTGACCAACATGGGTTTCCACATGACTGCCTACtacgacttccaccaccacGATTTGGTGGTCGCTGAGTGGAAGACAGCAAGCAGTTGA
- the LOC123510967 gene encoding post-GPI attachment to proteins factor 2-like isoform X3 translates to MVPNYLPSISSAIGEFVPQRYIWRFAIAVHSAPRFLLAFMYYSFMNRILPNITFYKNAVKITTCLNVVENIALIFLSFVSSKENYDIHKVSFILFMVCSELYMVLTCLLLKDNKSKLTNSLERLAYLKKKQLMTANLTSFFVALYFFYRHNKYCEPGMYSVFAFMEYLVVLTNMGFHMTAYYDFHHHDLVVAEWKTASS, encoded by the exons ATg GTACCAAACTACCTGCCGTCCATCTCGTCGGCCATTGGGGAGTTTGTGCCGCAGCGGTACATCTGGAGGTTTGCCATTGCTGTGCACTCCGCCCCGCGCTTCCTGCTGGCCTTCATGTACTACAGCTTCATGAACAGAATACTGCCAAATATTACATTCTACAAA aaTGCTGTCAAGATCACCACTTGTCTCAATGTGGTTGAAAATATtgccctcatcttcctttcttttgtttcctcaaaagaaaattatg ACATCCACAAGGTCTCTTTCATCCTGTTCATGGTGTGCAGTGAGCTGTACATGGTCCTGACCTGTCTCCTGTTGAAAGATAACAAGAGTAAACTAACAAACAGTCTTGAACGCTTGGCATACTTAAAGAAG AAACAACTCATGACTGCTAACTTAACCAGCTTCTTTGTGGCACTGTACTTCTTCTACCGACACAACAAGTACTGTGAACCAGGCA TGTACTCTGTGTTTGCTTTCATGGAATACTTGGTTGTGCTGACCAACATGGGTTTCCACATGACTGCCTACtacgacttccaccaccacGATTTGGTGGTCGCTGAGTGGAAGACAGCAAGCAGTTGA
- the LOC123510967 gene encoding post-GPI attachment to proteins factor 2-like isoform X1, translating into MAEASNTVIRIPLARMAVVTVLMPLGAFLTCIYLSLRYNFDLSTATHCGVPNYLPSISSAIGEFVPQRYIWRFAIAVHSAPRFLLAFMYYSFMNRILPNITFYKNAVKITTCLNVVENIALIFLSFVSSKENYDIHKVSFILFMVCSELYMVLTCLLLKDNKSKLTNSLERLAYLKKKQLMTANLTSFFVALYFFYRHNKYCEPGMYSVFAFMEYLVVLTNMGFHMTAYYDFHHHDLVVAEWKTASS; encoded by the exons ATGGCAGAAGCAAGTAATACTGTTATCAGGATTCCACTTGCCCGGATGGCAGTGGTGACAGTGCTAATGCCGTTAGGAGCATTCCTGACCTGCATTTATCTGTCTCTGCGTTACAACTTTGATTTATCAACAGCTACTCACTGTGGA GTACCAAACTACCTGCCGTCCATCTCGTCGGCCATTGGGGAGTTTGTGCCGCAGCGGTACATCTGGAGGTTTGCCATTGCTGTGCACTCCGCCCCGCGCTTCCTGCTGGCCTTCATGTACTACAGCTTCATGAACAGAATACTGCCAAATATTACATTCTACAAA aaTGCTGTCAAGATCACCACTTGTCTCAATGTGGTTGAAAATATtgccctcatcttcctttcttttgtttcctcaaaagaaaattatg ACATCCACAAGGTCTCTTTCATCCTGTTCATGGTGTGCAGTGAGCTGTACATGGTCCTGACCTGTCTCCTGTTGAAAGATAACAAGAGTAAACTAACAAACAGTCTTGAACGCTTGGCATACTTAAAGAAG AAACAACTCATGACTGCTAACTTAACCAGCTTCTTTGTGGCACTGTACTTCTTCTACCGACACAACAAGTACTGTGAACCAGGCA TGTACTCTGTGTTTGCTTTCATGGAATACTTGGTTGTGCTGACCAACATGGGTTTCCACATGACTGCCTACtacgacttccaccaccacGATTTGGTGGTCGCTGAGTGGAAGACAGCAAGCAGTTGA